A genomic segment from Dietzia psychralcaliphila encodes:
- a CDS encoding heavy metal-responsive transcriptional regulator produces MRIGELAVASGTTTKTLRFYEEAGLLPAPERTANGYRDYTPAALARLDFVRRGRTAGLTLAQIREILDIRDAGVAPCQHVHALLEAHLGDLDRQIADLQALRHTVAHLHHSATTSDPTKCDTTTVCRYL; encoded by the coding sequence GTGCGCATCGGTGAGTTGGCCGTGGCCAGCGGCACCACAACCAAGACGCTGCGCTTCTACGAAGAAGCCGGCCTACTACCTGCGCCTGAGCGCACCGCCAACGGATACCGCGACTACACCCCTGCGGCCCTGGCGCGCCTGGACTTCGTTCGCCGCGGCCGCACCGCTGGGCTCACCCTGGCCCAGATTCGCGAGATCCTCGACATCCGCGACGCCGGAGTCGCACCCTGCCAGCACGTGCACGCCCTGCTCGAAGCCCACCTGGGCGACCTGGACCGCCAAATCGCCGACCTGCAAGCACTGCGACACACCGTCGCGCACCTTCACCACAGTGCCACCACCAGCGACCCCACCAAATGCGACACCACGACCGTCTGCCGCTATCTGTGA
- a CDS encoding heavy metal translocating P-type ATPase gives MLVLAVPVVGFNEMFADLIGYQLPDAGWVWWVSPALGTVIYLWGGRPFLTGAVSEVRARQPGMMLLIGLAITVAFIASWGASLSLLDHELNFWWELALLVVIMLLGHWIEMRSLAHTTSALDSLAALLPDEAEKVDGDDVVTVAPADLLVGDVVIVRPGASVPADGRIIDGSASMDESMVTGESKAVRREIGEQVVAGTVATDSGLRVEVSAIGDDTALAGIQKLVADAQASSSRAQRIADTAAGWLFWFALASAVITAVIWSVLGMPDAGVVRTITVLVIACPHALGLAIPLVVSIATERAARGGVLIKDRLALESMRTVDAVLFDKTGTLTKGEPTVTGIEPIEGHTQDEVLALAAAAESDSEHPLARAVVGAAQTRDLTVSKATDFSSSPAVGVKATVEGTVVEVGGPYLLDQHDRDELPVADQWRTEGAIILHVLAEGRVIGALRLADEIRPESRDAVDALHAAGAQVVMITGDAQAVADTVAAELGIDRVFAGVRPEDKAAKVAQLQHEGRKVAMVGDGVNDAPALAQADVGIAIGAGTDVAIGSAGVILASSDPRSVLSVIELSRASYRKMKQNLWWAAGYNLAAVPLAAGVLAPIGFVLPMGVGAILMSASTVVVALNAQLLRRLDLRPDTVTTAMQRG, from the coding sequence ATGCTCGTCTTGGCGGTGCCGGTGGTCGGCTTCAACGAGATGTTCGCCGACCTCATCGGTTACCAGCTGCCCGACGCCGGATGGGTGTGGTGGGTCTCCCCCGCCCTGGGCACAGTGATTTATCTCTGGGGTGGTCGGCCGTTCCTTACTGGCGCGGTGTCTGAGGTTCGCGCTCGGCAGCCCGGCATGATGCTGCTCATCGGCTTGGCGATCACCGTGGCGTTCATCGCCTCCTGGGGCGCAAGCCTGAGCTTGTTGGATCATGAGCTGAACTTCTGGTGGGAACTGGCGCTGCTGGTGGTCATCATGCTGCTGGGCCACTGGATTGAGATGCGTTCTCTGGCGCACACCACCTCTGCACTCGATTCTCTGGCGGCGCTGCTGCCTGATGAGGCCGAGAAGGTCGACGGCGACGACGTGGTCACCGTCGCACCGGCCGATCTGCTGGTCGGCGACGTCGTAATTGTCCGCCCCGGTGCTTCTGTGCCCGCCGACGGCAGGATCATCGACGGCTCGGCCAGCATGGACGAGTCCATGGTGACCGGCGAATCCAAGGCGGTCCGGCGTGAGATCGGCGAGCAGGTGGTCGCCGGCACGGTGGCCACCGACTCCGGCTTACGCGTCGAGGTCTCCGCAATCGGTGACGACACTGCCCTGGCCGGAATTCAGAAGCTGGTGGCCGACGCGCAGGCATCCTCCTCGCGGGCCCAGCGCATCGCTGACACCGCGGCCGGCTGGTTGTTCTGGTTCGCCCTCGCATCGGCCGTGATCACCGCTGTCATCTGGAGTGTTCTGGGGATGCCGGATGCGGGGGTGGTGCGCACGATCACCGTGCTGGTGATCGCCTGCCCGCACGCGCTGGGTTTGGCGATTCCGTTGGTGGTCTCGATCGCTACCGAACGCGCCGCCCGCGGCGGGGTGCTGATCAAGGACCGCCTCGCGTTGGAATCGATGCGCACCGTCGACGCCGTCCTGTTCGACAAGACCGGCACCCTGACCAAGGGCGAACCCACCGTCACCGGAATCGAACCGATCGAGGGACACACCCAAGACGAGGTACTCGCCCTCGCCGCGGCGGCCGAGAGCGACAGCGAGCACCCGCTGGCCAGAGCAGTGGTCGGGGCCGCACAGACCCGCGACCTGACCGTGTCGAAGGCGACCGACTTCTCCTCCTCGCCAGCTGTGGGCGTGAAGGCCACGGTGGAGGGCACCGTGGTCGAGGTCGGCGGCCCCTATCTCCTCGACCAGCACGATCGCGACGAACTCCCCGTCGCCGATCAGTGGCGTACCGAGGGCGCGATCATCCTGCACGTCCTCGCCGAGGGCCGGGTGATCGGCGCGCTGCGGTTGGCCGATGAGATCCGGCCCGAGTCCCGTGACGCCGTCGACGCGCTCCATGCTGCCGGTGCGCAGGTCGTCATGATCACCGGCGATGCTCAGGCCGTCGCTGACACCGTCGCCGCCGAGCTCGGCATCGACCGGGTCTTCGCCGGGGTCCGGCCAGAAGACAAGGCCGCCAAAGTCGCCCAACTCCAGCACGAGGGCCGCAAGGTCGCCATGGTCGGCGACGGGGTCAACGACGCGCCCGCACTGGCCCAAGCCGATGTGGGCATCGCCATCGGCGCCGGGACCGACGTGGCGATCGGCTCCGCCGGCGTCATCCTGGCCTCATCGGATCCCCGCTCGGTGCTCTCGGTCATCGAACTCTCCCGGGCGAGCTACCGCAAGATGAAGCAGAACCTGTGGTGGGCCGCCGGCTACAACCTCGCCGCCGTGCCCCTGGCCGCAGGTGTCCTGGCCCCGATCGGATTCGTACTGCCCATGGGCGTCGGCGCCATCCTCATGTCCGCCTCCACCGTCGTCGTTGCTCTCAACGCTCAGCTGCTGCGCCGTCTCGACCTCCGCCCGGACACCGTCACCACAGCGATGCAACGAGGATGA
- the merA gene encoding mercury(II) reductase, which yields MGVDYDVDLAVIGSGGAAMSAAIAASQAGKSVVLVERGVLGGTCVNIGCVPSKTLLAAAGARHAALTNPFKGAPTSAAPVNLGDLVAQKDALIERLRDAKYADVAAAYGFQVRPGQASFLDGDTLAVDGQALRARAYLVATGATPAIPEVVGLDSVDRLTSTTAMQLTELPESLVVIGGGYVGMEQAQLFAHLGTRVSVVGRLAPHAEPELAQRLREVFTDDGITVVEERATTVAREPGPAGEVVVTTDSGEQVRGAQVLVATGRLPRTDGLNLAAAGVDVDERGFVVVDQTQRTSNPRVWAAGDVSGAPQYVYAAAAGGRAAALNALTEDRYPPAARVDYAGFPAVVFTRPQLASAGLTEDEALTRGHACDCRVLDLSDVPRALVQHDTRGAVKLVADAVSGKVLGVHALADGAGEIMLAATYAIKSGMTVDDLADTWAPYLTMSESLRIVAGLFRNQMPTSCCA from the coding sequence ATGGGTGTGGACTACGACGTCGATCTGGCCGTGATCGGCTCAGGAGGCGCGGCGATGTCCGCCGCCATCGCGGCCAGCCAGGCCGGTAAGAGCGTCGTGCTGGTTGAGCGCGGTGTTCTGGGCGGGACGTGCGTGAACATCGGCTGCGTGCCGTCCAAGACGCTCCTGGCGGCCGCCGGGGCCCGGCACGCCGCGCTCACCAATCCCTTCAAAGGTGCCCCAACGTCAGCCGCACCGGTGAACCTCGGCGATCTGGTGGCCCAGAAGGACGCACTCATCGAGCGCCTGCGTGATGCGAAGTACGCCGATGTGGCCGCTGCCTACGGCTTCCAGGTCCGCCCAGGCCAGGCCAGCTTCCTGGACGGGGACACCCTGGCCGTCGACGGCCAGGCGCTGCGGGCCCGGGCCTATCTGGTCGCCACCGGTGCCACCCCCGCCATCCCGGAGGTGGTCGGTCTCGACTCTGTGGACCGGCTGACGTCCACCACCGCGATGCAGCTGACCGAGCTGCCTGAGTCCCTGGTCGTTATCGGTGGCGGGTACGTCGGGATGGAGCAGGCCCAGCTGTTCGCTCACCTCGGCACCCGGGTCTCTGTGGTCGGGCGTCTGGCGCCGCACGCCGAGCCGGAGCTGGCCCAGAGACTTCGGGAAGTCTTCACCGACGACGGCATCACCGTGGTCGAAGAGCGCGCGACCACTGTGGCCCGCGAACCAGGCCCCGCAGGAGAGGTGGTGGTGACCACGGACTCGGGCGAACAGGTGCGCGGCGCGCAGGTCCTGGTGGCCACCGGACGCCTGCCCCGCACCGACGGCCTGAACCTGGCCGCTGCCGGTGTGGACGTGGACGAGCGCGGCTTCGTCGTGGTCGACCAGACCCAGCGCACCTCCAACCCGCGCGTCTGGGCCGCCGGTGACGTCTCGGGGGCTCCCCAGTACGTCTACGCCGCCGCCGCCGGCGGTCGGGCCGCCGCGCTCAACGCCCTGACCGAGGACAGGTACCCGCCGGCAGCTCGGGTCGACTACGCCGGCTTTCCTGCGGTCGTGTTCACCCGGCCCCAGCTGGCCTCGGCGGGGTTGACCGAGGACGAGGCCCTCACCCGAGGGCACGCGTGCGACTGCCGCGTCCTGGACCTGTCCGATGTCCCCCGGGCGCTCGTCCAGCACGACACCCGCGGGGCGGTGAAGCTCGTCGCCGACGCCGTGAGCGGCAAGGTTCTGGGCGTGCACGCTCTGGCGGACGGGGCCGGGGAGATCATGCTGGCGGCCACCTACGCCATCAAAAGCGGCATGACCGTCGACGATCTGGCCGACACCTGGGCGCCGTACCTGACCATGAGCGAAAGCCTGCGCATCGTGGCCGGCCTCTTCCGAAACCAGATGCCGACGTCATGCTGCGCCTGA
- a CDS encoding APC family permease: MDHSTQSQDKLTLTGSVALGTGVMIGAGIFALVGQVAELAGGWVPWAFLAGAVVVAFSSYSYIRYSAINPSSGGIAMLLKAAYGPGVAAGTFSLFMYVSMILAESLLGRTFGTYVLRPFGMQDSSLWVPVLAVFAIAAAALVNLVGNQWVERSATATAALKIVGIAVLAIAGILAAGVSSLGRLFTVAERTPPEHGWMGFLAGVTLCILAYKGFTTITNQGADLRDPERNIGRSIMISIALCTVLYLLITVAVTASLTVPQIIGARDYALAEAAKPMFGSWGVTLTVIIAVVATLSGLIASLFSVSKLYDMLRDMGQVPGLPGAGGHQSLYITAGLAILMAAFFDLSQIASLGAILYLAMDIAIHYGIIRRLKDDVNAKAWSPWVAIVLDVAVLVPFLLLKAQSDPLTLGITAIVALVIIAAQWLTVRHRSEQ, from the coding sequence ATGGACCACAGCACACAGTCCCAAGACAAGCTCACTCTCACCGGATCCGTCGCGCTGGGAACCGGGGTAATGATCGGAGCCGGCATCTTCGCCCTGGTGGGCCAGGTCGCGGAATTGGCCGGCGGCTGGGTGCCGTGGGCGTTCCTCGCCGGCGCGGTGGTGGTGGCGTTCAGTTCCTACTCCTACATCCGGTACTCGGCCATCAACCCGTCCTCGGGCGGGATCGCGATGCTGCTCAAAGCCGCCTACGGGCCCGGGGTGGCGGCCGGCACGTTCTCCCTGTTCATGTACGTGTCGATGATCCTCGCCGAGTCCCTGCTGGGGCGGACCTTCGGCACCTACGTGCTGCGGCCGTTCGGCATGCAGGACTCCTCCCTGTGGGTGCCGGTGCTGGCAGTGTTCGCCATCGCCGCCGCCGCGCTGGTCAACCTGGTGGGCAACCAGTGGGTCGAGCGGTCAGCCACCGCTACCGCGGCGCTCAAGATCGTGGGCATCGCTGTGCTGGCGATCGCCGGCATCCTGGCCGCGGGCGTGTCCTCGCTGGGCCGACTGTTCACCGTCGCCGAACGCACCCCACCGGAGCACGGCTGGATGGGCTTTCTGGCCGGGGTGACCCTGTGCATCCTGGCCTACAAGGGCTTCACCACGATCACCAACCAGGGCGCGGACCTACGGGACCCGGAGCGCAACATCGGCCGCTCCATCATGATCTCCATCGCCCTGTGCACCGTCCTCTACCTGTTGATCACCGTCGCAGTAACCGCCAGCCTGACCGTTCCGCAGATCATCGGGGCCCGCGACTACGCCCTCGCCGAGGCTGCCAAGCCGATGTTCGGATCCTGGGGCGTCACGCTGACCGTGATCATCGCGGTGGTGGCGACGCTGTCAGGACTCATCGCGAGCTTGTTCTCTGTCTCCAAGCTCTACGACATGCTCCGCGACATGGGCCAGGTGCCGGGACTACCCGGGGCCGGCGGACACCAGTCGCTCTACATCACAGCCGGCCTGGCGATCCTCATGGCAGCCTTCTTCGACCTGTCACAGATCGCCTCCCTGGGGGCGATCTTGTACCTGGCAATGGACATCGCCATCCACTACGGGATCATCCGACGCCTCAAGGACGACGTCAATGCCAAGGCGTGGAGCCCGTGGGTCGCGATCGTCCTCGACGTCGCAGTGCTCGTGCCCTTCCTCCTGCTCAAGGCGCAATCAGACCCGCTCACGCTGGGCATCACCGCCATCGTGGCCCTAGTCATCATCGCAGCGCAGTGGCTCACCGTGCGTCACCGCTCGGAACAATGA
- a CDS encoding recombinase family protein, with translation MADRIGTLLNRSGDGGEEVLIVSRGSVRTRFRRRDELGWNLRVESTDSENIIEGKPEPKPKPARRVSRPRGQRVAYVRVSAADQNEARQLEAVGECDRVYIEKQSARSRADRVKLEECIRYLRDGDELVVASMDRLARSLVDLKQIVGEITDKGASVEFVHERATYAAGAQDPRADLMLSLLGAFAEFERAIIRERQAEGIAIAKAKGKYKGRKRVLTDEQVDKARARVEAGEGPSAIARDLGVGRSTLYRALQRVHTN, from the coding sequence ATGGCTGATCGAATCGGGACGTTGCTCAACCGTTCTGGTGATGGTGGCGAGGAGGTGCTCATCGTCAGCCGCGGGAGCGTGCGAACCCGGTTCCGCCGCCGGGACGAGTTGGGCTGGAACCTTCGGGTGGAGTCGACGGACTCGGAAAACATCATCGAAGGGAAACCGGAGCCGAAGCCGAAGCCAGCTCGCCGGGTCTCGCGTCCGCGCGGGCAGCGGGTGGCGTACGTGCGGGTGTCGGCCGCAGATCAGAACGAGGCGCGTCAGCTCGAGGCGGTGGGGGAGTGCGACCGGGTCTATATCGAGAAGCAGTCGGCTCGCTCGCGTGCCGATCGGGTGAAGCTAGAAGAGTGCATCAGGTACCTGCGAGACGGTGACGAGCTGGTTGTTGCGTCGATGGACCGACTCGCTCGTTCTCTGGTTGATCTCAAGCAGATCGTCGGTGAGATCACGGATAAGGGCGCGAGCGTGGAGTTTGTCCACGAGCGGGCCACCTACGCCGCCGGCGCCCAGGATCCTCGAGCGGATCTGATGCTGTCGCTGCTCGGGGCGTTCGCCGAGTTCGAGAGGGCAATAATCCGTGAACGCCAAGCCGAGGGTATCGCCATCGCTAAGGCGAAAGGCAAGTACAAGGGACGCAAACGCGTCCTGACTGACGAGCAGGTCGACAAGGCCCGGGCCCGCGTCGAGGCGGGGGAGGGGCCGTCGGCGATCGCCCGTGACCTCGGTGTGGGGCGGTCCACGCTGTACCGCGCTTTGCAGCGCGTGCACACAAACTGA
- a CDS encoding four-helix bundle copper-binding protein, with translation MIETHPNDASGIDVQKLADCIAACLECAQTCTSCADACLAEEMVADLRNCSRLNLDCADLCATTGKILSRRTGQNLATVKTTLEACRTACAECATECKKHEDMHEHCRVCAEACRKCEQACTELLSAIS, from the coding sequence ATGATCGAAACCCACCCCAACGACGCTTCCGGCATAGACGTGCAGAAGCTTGCCGACTGCATCGCCGCGTGTCTCGAATGCGCACAGACTTGCACCTCGTGCGCTGACGCCTGCCTGGCCGAAGAGATGGTCGCAGACCTACGGAACTGCAGTCGCCTCAACCTTGACTGCGCCGATCTCTGCGCAACCACTGGCAAAATCCTCAGCCGTCGCACCGGGCAGAACCTCGCCACGGTCAAAACCACGCTCGAGGCATGCCGGACAGCATGCGCAGAATGTGCCACCGAGTGTAAGAAGCACGAGGACATGCACGAGCATTGTCGCGTCTGCGCCGAAGCCTGCCGCAAATGCGAACAGGCCTGCACCGAACTCCTGTCCGCGATCAGCTAA
- a CDS encoding cadmium resistance transporter, whose amino-acid sequence MILSSALQAIGLFIATNIDDIIVLSLFFARGAGQRGTTARILAGQYLGFAGILGVAVLVSLGAGVFLPPQAIPYFGLIPLGLGLWAAWQAWRGDDDDDDAKVEGKNVAVWTVAGVTFANGGDNIGVYVPVFLNVGPGAVVAYCIVFLVLVAGLVGLARFVATRRPIAEVLERWEHILFPIVLIGLGAFILISGGAFGL is encoded by the coding sequence GTGATCCTGTCCTCGGCCCTGCAGGCGATCGGCCTGTTCATTGCCACCAATATCGACGACATCATCGTCCTGTCGCTGTTTTTCGCCCGCGGAGCAGGCCAACGCGGAACCACCGCACGCATTCTGGCCGGCCAGTATCTCGGGTTCGCCGGCATCCTCGGCGTGGCTGTGCTCGTCTCCCTGGGCGCGGGAGTCTTCCTGCCCCCGCAGGCCATCCCTTACTTCGGGCTGATCCCACTGGGCTTGGGACTGTGGGCCGCGTGGCAGGCCTGGCGCGGGGACGATGATGACGACGATGCAAAGGTCGAGGGCAAGAACGTCGCCGTGTGGACCGTGGCCGGCGTAACCTTCGCCAACGGTGGAGACAACATCGGCGTTTACGTCCCCGTCTTTCTCAACGTGGGCCCGGGAGCCGTGGTCGCCTACTGCATCGTGTTCCTGGTGCTGGTGGCGGGACTGGTGGGCCTGGCAAGGTTCGTCGCCACCCGCCGACCGATCGCCGAAGTCCTGGAGCGCTGGGAACACATCCTGTTCCCGATTGTCCTGATCGGCCTAGGCGCCTTCATTCTGATCAGCGGCGGAGCATTCGGACTCTGA
- a CDS encoding heavy metal translocating P-type ATPase yields MTQTQPSQMHPAVDLIDIDLGVTGMTCTSCSGRVERKLNKLDGVDATVNFATESASISFDPSKVDTDALIETVRGAGYDAFTMKNDDDQAVDATSAGGGAGPRDQIEEARERETADLKHRLIVSAALTVPVVLLSMIPALQFTNWQWAVLTMATPIFFWGGAPFHKATLANLRHGSFTMDTLVSMGTAAAYLWSLWALFLGNAGMPGMTMEVHLLPTNSTMDEIYLETAAVVISFLLLGRWFETKAKGQSSAALKALLDMGAKDAAVLRDGVEVRIPVGQLKVGDIVVVRPGEKIATDGRVTEGSSAIDESMLTGESVPVEVTSGSTVTGATMNTSGRLLIEVTRTGENTTLSQMAKLVTEAQSKKAPVQRLVDRISQVFVPIVIVIAIITLLVHLFVVGAGLATAFTAAVAVLIIACPCALGLATPTALLVGTGRGAQMGLLIKGPEVLESTRRVDTIVMDKTGTVTSGVMSVSQVTTAAGFDRTDLLVKAAAVEAASEHPIAQAIAREGAKSLAGEGPVADREAGSAILPEVTGFTNTAGRGVTGTVDGAVVTIGRPEGSLPADLRTAFDDAQKQGGTPVVAQIDGTVAGVITVRDTVKPTSAEAVAGLKALGLTPWLLTGDNAGAARVVASEVGIDPANVIAEVMPHDKVAQIEKLQAKGKNVAMVGDGVNDAAALARAELGLAMGAGTDVAIEASDITLMNDDLRSAVDAIRLSRRTLGTIKGNLFWAFAYNVALIPVAAIGLLNPMLAGVAMAFSSVFVVTNSLRLRGFTSSHATPNHDQTRSQS; encoded by the coding sequence ATGACCCAGACTCAACCCTCCCAGATGCACCCCGCGGTGGATCTGATCGACATAGATCTGGGCGTCACGGGCATGACCTGCACTTCGTGCTCGGGGCGGGTCGAGCGCAAGCTCAACAAGCTCGACGGGGTGGACGCCACGGTCAACTTCGCCACCGAGTCCGCGTCCATCTCCTTCGACCCGAGCAAGGTCGACACGGACGCGCTCATCGAGACCGTGCGCGGTGCGGGATACGACGCGTTCACGATGAAGAATGACGACGACCAGGCTGTGGACGCAACTTCCGCAGGTGGCGGCGCCGGTCCCCGAGACCAGATCGAGGAGGCCAGGGAACGCGAGACCGCAGACCTCAAACACCGTCTGATTGTCTCGGCTGCACTCACGGTCCCGGTGGTCTTGCTGAGCATGATCCCGGCACTGCAGTTCACCAATTGGCAGTGGGCCGTGCTGACCATGGCCACCCCCATCTTCTTCTGGGGAGGCGCACCCTTCCACAAGGCCACCCTGGCCAACCTGCGGCACGGCTCGTTCACCATGGACACCCTGGTCTCCATGGGCACGGCGGCCGCCTACCTCTGGTCACTGTGGGCACTGTTCCTCGGCAACGCCGGCATGCCCGGCATGACCATGGAAGTGCATCTGCTGCCCACAAACTCCACGATGGACGAGATCTATCTGGAGACCGCCGCCGTGGTGATCTCCTTCCTGCTGCTGGGCCGCTGGTTTGAAACCAAGGCCAAGGGGCAGTCCTCCGCCGCACTCAAGGCGCTCCTCGACATGGGAGCCAAGGACGCCGCCGTCCTCCGCGACGGCGTCGAGGTCCGCATCCCCGTGGGTCAGTTGAAGGTCGGCGACATCGTCGTGGTGCGCCCGGGCGAAAAGATCGCCACCGACGGTCGCGTCACCGAGGGTTCGTCCGCGATCGACGAGTCCATGCTCACCGGCGAATCCGTCCCGGTTGAGGTCACGTCCGGCTCCACGGTGACCGGCGCAACCATGAACACCTCGGGAAGACTGCTGATCGAGGTCACCCGCACCGGCGAGAACACCACACTGTCCCAGATGGCCAAGCTGGTCACCGAGGCGCAGTCCAAGAAGGCCCCGGTCCAACGACTGGTCGACCGCATCTCGCAGGTCTTCGTGCCCATCGTGATCGTCATCGCGATCATCACCCTGCTCGTGCACTTGTTTGTGGTGGGAGCGGGACTGGCCACCGCGTTCACCGCCGCCGTGGCCGTGCTCATCATCGCCTGCCCGTGCGCACTGGGCCTGGCCACTCCCACCGCACTCCTGGTCGGTACCGGCCGCGGCGCCCAGATGGGACTGCTCATCAAGGGGCCCGAGGTCCTAGAGTCCACCCGGCGCGTCGACACCATCGTCATGGACAAGACCGGCACCGTCACCTCCGGAGTGATGTCCGTCAGCCAGGTCACCACTGCCGCCGGATTCGACCGGACGGATCTGCTGGTCAAGGCCGCTGCGGTGGAGGCCGCGTCCGAGCACCCGATCGCCCAGGCCATCGCCCGCGAGGGTGCAAAGAGTCTGGCGGGCGAGGGCCCCGTGGCCGACAGGGAGGCCGGATCCGCCATTCTGCCGGAGGTCACCGGGTTCACCAATACTGCAGGCCGTGGCGTCACGGGCACCGTCGACGGTGCCGTGGTGACCATTGGTCGCCCTGAGGGCTCCCTGCCGGCGGACCTGCGGACCGCGTTCGACGATGCCCAGAAGCAGGGCGGCACCCCTGTGGTCGCCCAGATCGACGGCACCGTCGCGGGCGTGATCACCGTCCGCGACACCGTCAAGCCCACCTCCGCCGAGGCGGTAGCCGGACTCAAAGCTCTCGGATTGACCCCGTGGCTACTCACCGGCGACAACGCCGGAGCCGCACGTGTCGTGGCCAGCGAGGTCGGCATTGATCCGGCCAACGTGATCGCCGAGGTCATGCCCCACGACAAGGTCGCCCAGATCGAGAAACTGCAGGCCAAGGGCAAGAACGTCGCCATGGTCGGCGACGGCGTCAACGACGCGGCAGCTCTCGCCCGGGCCGAGCTCGGACTGGCGATGGGCGCCGGCACGGACGTGGCGATCGAAGCCTCCGACATCACTCTGATGAACGACGACCTGCGATCCGCCGTGGACGCGATCAGGCTGTCACGCCGGACCCTGGGCACCATCAAGGGCAACCTATTCTGGGCGTTCGCCTACAACGTCGCACTGATCCCCGTCGCTGCGATCGGACTGCTCAATCCCATGCTCGCAGGCGTCGCAATGGCGTTCTCGAGTGTGTTCGTGGTGACCAACTCCCTACGCCTGCGCGGGTTCACCTCAAGCCACGCGACCCCCAACCACGACCAGACCAGGAGCCAGTCATGA
- a CDS encoding metal-sensitive transcriptional regulator, giving the protein MTDTPDLAIDPAAEHDAEAAGCETHSHHGYMKEKDRYKARLKRIEGQVRGIHRMIDEEQYCIDILTQVSAINSALRNVALGLLDDHMRHCVADAVNESDEAAEIKFKEVADAIARFSR; this is encoded by the coding sequence ATGACGGATACCCCGGACCTCGCCATCGACCCTGCAGCCGAGCACGATGCCGAAGCCGCTGGCTGCGAGACCCACAGTCACCACGGCTACATGAAGGAAAAGGACCGCTACAAGGCCCGGCTCAAGCGGATCGAGGGCCAGGTGCGGGGCATCCACCGCATGATCGATGAGGAGCAGTACTGCATCGACATCCTCACCCAGGTCAGCGCCATCAATTCCGCACTGCGCAACGTCGCCCTCGGCCTGCTCGACGACCACATGCGCCACTGCGTCGCCGACGCAGTGAACGAGTCCGACGAGGCCGCAGAGATCAAATTCAAGGAAGTGGCCGACGCCATCGCCCGCTTCTCCCGCTAA
- the cmtR gene encoding Cd(II)/Pb(II)-sensing metalloregulatory transcriptional regulator CmtR codes for MLTIASRVDVMNRLGRAMADPTRSRILLTLLEQPAYPAELARDLELTRSNVSNHLACLRDCGIVVAVPEGRQTRYEIADPHLARSLSSLVEITLAVNENASCLEPDCSVPGCHATEVQA; via the coding sequence GTGCTGACTATTGCTTCTCGTGTCGATGTGATGAACCGGTTAGGGCGGGCGATGGCCGACCCGACACGGTCCCGAATACTGCTGACCTTGCTGGAGCAGCCGGCCTACCCGGCGGAGCTGGCCCGGGATCTGGAGCTGACACGGTCGAACGTGTCGAACCATCTGGCATGCCTGCGCGACTGCGGGATCGTTGTCGCAGTGCCCGAAGGTCGCCAGACCCGGTATGAGATCGCAGACCCGCACTTGGCCCGGTCGCTATCTTCCTTGGTCGAGATCACCCTCGCGGTCAACGAAAACGCCTCCTGCTTGGAGCCCGACTGCTCAGTGCCGGGTTGTCACGCCACGGAGGTGCAGGCGTGA